A window of Chrysoperla carnea chromosome 3, inChrCarn1.1, whole genome shotgun sequence genomic DNA:
CTGATAAACAGAGTGATAATACTGGTGAACCTAGGGATAGTCCTAATAAAAATGTGGATTCGAGCAAATCCAAAAAACATGAAGATGAAAAAATGGAAGCAGGAGACATGGCAACTAATGATGAACTAGTTAAATCAGAGAGTAGTACAAGTATTGATAAAAAGAAAGATTCTAAAGATGATGCTTCCCCCAAACGATCACGTAAAGATACTGAATCATCGGATAAAAAGCATTCAAAAGATTTAGCTAAACGACGTCGAGAATCTAAAGAACGGCATACAAAAAAAGATAATCGGGATAAAAAGCTTGACAAATATCAAAAACTTCGCGAAGAAAGGGAAAGGCAGCGCCGAATTGAGGAAGGGTGGCGTATACGAGATGCACAAAGACGTCAACGTGAAGAGGCTGCTCGTTTAGATCGTGAACGACAAGCTTTGCGTATGGAAAGAGAACGTTTACAACGTGAAAAAATGGAACTACTACGCCTCgagaaaaaagaattagaaaaagaaCGCGAAGAATTAAAACGTCAAAAAGCAAAAATTGAGGAAGCTACTCGTAAAAAACATGAATCGATTCGCTCTGAACGTTCTAAAAAGCGACGAGAACGATCAAGATCTAGATCCCCACCAAGTAGAAGATCACGATCGCctgatttatcaattaaaatatctaaaaaacgTGAAATGGAAAAGTATAAAGATCCTGAACGACATTTTGGATTAATTGACAAACATAAAGACTTAAAGTATAAAGAATCATCCTTAAAAGATTCATATCGGGGTGGTTTCAAAGATCGACATGACTTTGAATATAATCGTACAATGGATCCAAAGTACGATCGTTATCCGCCTGAGAAGAAAGATAGTATATATAAACCTCGCGATATTGACCTAAAAACTGATGATTTTATTAAGAATCCaggtttttcaaataaacgtAATGATGATATTGGCTTTGAACCACCCCCGCCGCGTATTTCCACTAGTGACGCAAATCATTTTAATGTGTTACCAATGTCTCAATCGGCACCATATGGAGGCACTTCAGGTCATAATCGTATGTTACGAGATGATTTCCATAACAAAGATATGTTTGTATCTCCTATAAATAGTTCAAGAAGTGTGGACCGAGTAAGCGATAGGTTTCCAATTGAACGTCATGAACGCTTGTCAAATGAAAATATGGACATGAATCATCGTTCACGGGGATATTTACCTGAAATGGATATGTTTCCTAAACAAGATACTTCACGTATGGTACCCCCAGTACGACAAGATCGTTTAGATAGAGACAATATTCGTGTAAATCGAGATGACCGGCATATGGATCCATTACCAATCCGTTCAAATCCTGGTCGGTATCCAATGGAACATGAACGAGATTTTCATCATCGTGATCAATGGTATTTGGATAGAATGGGTCCGTCAAAACGTATAATACCACCTGCTTTACCTGCCCGTGGTGATGGGATGATGAATCGTGCATCTTGGGAAACTGCTCGATATGATCAAAGTATTCGACCACCTGGAGTGTATTCAAGTAGTAAAATTGAtcgtcattaaatttttttaatttaggatgGATAACAGTTACAAATCATccattttcgtattttattaacggtttaaaatatattttatgatttgggttacttatttatttcccaaaaaatttgattattaaaaattgggacctttttttaaaactaaatgaaTGTTAGATATTGAAAGTGAAAGCATAGCAGAGttagtaaataaaagtaaaagttaataatcATTGACTGTGGTACTGTTCCATCAATTTATTCGCTtcataattaacaaaaactCATTCGTGTGTTAAATTTAACGGCCTGTTTACTCACATGCCAGCGAGATAAGTTATTCCTCTCACGCGAACATAATGTGTTAAGTTAATAGTTGTCAAATGTCGCGGTTCCCAAGATCTTAGagttgatttaaaaacaatttaataaaggttaaaaatgagagtattaaatatttttcagttttttaaacatgagttTGTAGCTCAGAAAATACGCGCTTTGCATGCAAGTATTTGGATTTGGAacgatatattatattaattaaataaattttactgaagttaaaaaacaaactattttgaatatacaggatttttaaccgactaagtaaatatttaatatactcatttataataatttcttgaaaatttttaatctatgtGCTGAATTGATTATATTCTTGAGgaaaaaagtattgtttttaaaaaattgaattgatttcgAAGGAAAATGAGAAAGTAGTGTTTCGAAATATATGTTCGAAACTTCGATATGATTTTTAAGACAATAAGGCGGGTAAGACAATGTTAAAGAACacattgtaattttcaaataagtacGTTTTATCTACGCTTAAAATTTAACTAGGCgcgattaataattaaaatcatattacaTAAACGTTAacctttttatgttttatctattactgttaataataaaattttcaattaaaaaaaataaaccaacaatttaagtttattttacaaAGACTCTAAGGTCCCTAAAATAATGACGTACTTGATATTTAGTAACATTGGATCCAAAGATcgattaaattaacaaaattagaaattaaaaaaatttgttacacatagaataaatatttaacttcactcttaatttttatttaaattgagcTATAGCGCATATTAGTAATTCCCACTgtttttctgtttgtttttttattaggttGCAACTAAAATTTTCCATGGTTTGAGTATCTAGATATAATTTATTCGCATGTGATTGTAGGGCTAAGATTTGTCCTTAATGTGTGTTTCAATTGTTAAGAACTATCTGTAACTTCTTCCCATTAAAAAATCAAGTTATTCACAGGAAATTTAACCTCATAAATTGTGTTACGTATTGCAATAATTACGTAATTGTAAATGTGtaatctattttcaaattttatattgttacaTAACATATTTTCGATTATATAAACGTcctgtgaaataaaaatatttaaaaaagttctaatttttttttttcaaaattaagaattgtattaaaatataatattaataaaaaaaatatttaaaaaatgatctaataaaagttcaatattgtttatttttattcattttcagttattttaaattatatttaattaaaatccatCAACTCAATTAAATTGTATGTTATTAATAAGTCACAATATGATCTTATCTcaattgtttatgaaaaaattagaaCATGTTGTTGAATTATACTGATAGGCAACAAAAGTGGgacaacaattataatttaaaataaagtatttaaattgaTGTGTCTTTGATTTTATGCCGAACAAGCCCATTGTTATGAGAAATGAGTAATTATTCTGAAGCTTATGAATTTGATTTGTACAAATACTCTGTTTCTATATCCTAGTTACAGTACATACAAAGTAGTCCAGTGATATGACGAATATTcgcatgatttttttattattcgccGCGTTCGCAAGAAACGATGCGAATGATTTTAACAAACTAACCTCACATCAAATCAAAACAAACTGAAAGTATGTAGTAGAATGGTCAATTATAAAATCGTCTTTTTGACAGTAATTAAATTAGCTTAGAAAATCATTCAATAGAATTCGATTCTAGTATTTTACGACTATTCGCCGCCATGTTCTTATCAACAACATAAAGGTGTATTTTCATGCTGTCTTTTGACGCTGAGTTTTAGCATCAAATTAGGTCACGTGGTTAGTTTAGGCCGTGCTGCCGTCTGGGAAAAAAACTTAGCAGCGTCACTTCGTCAAAAGCTAAACTTAGTTTCGCTTTTTATTATCAGGATTTATTTGGACAGTAATCATATTCAGCTGTCATAATCGATATAGTAAATAGTTGATTATTTATCATTACCGTGTGCTTTATCTAAAATGAGGTtaacaaattacttttaatatctatatctagagtttaaaaaaagttttcataatgAAGAAAATCACAGATTCTGTGATTCTATGTatctcactgtcagaaaaatgccacagttaaaaccatagataataaatatttatattatactatagataGGCATCTCTATCATCACCAAGGAAACTTGAGATTTAGTTCTCACTCTGTTCACCAGATAGCGCTTCAATCAATTGaccgccttttttaaaatactcaatgccaaattctaaatacaatttaaatttttactttttttttgttttactgttttagaacatgttttggtatcaaatttttatttgaaatgctatcaaatatcttttttccaaatcatgtgcttaaaacagtaaaacaaaaaataattaaatattttaaagaaaaaaaaaacgcttttaacttataaaataaatttattaaacatctaatcttttatttttgtttatacttttatgtctaattttatatttcttacatttacgtaATGCTAATTTTTTAATCCTATCAGTAGCAAATCTTAAATCTATTCccctcaaaatattatttacattccgAACCCACAcccttgtataaaataaaaacattctatttataaataaaaattttaaatcgtgtttcttacaactaaaattaaaactaataaatgtttGCATCCGTGGTGTAATTAACAGTTTTAGATTTTGCAAATACGCAAACTGAGGTAAATACGTATGCATAATCTCGGagcattttgaatatatttttcaattaaggtATGTTCGTCATCTGAAGCAGCATcttcttttaataaatcatttctgCAAGTACGAGTATTCGATGTCCGTTCGACCAATCGCTATTGtccaatttttaaacttctgaAAAATTAAGTCTTTCAGGAATATTTCTATccaagttaacaatttttttacttacctcAAAATTCTTAGGAATCACATGTAAACTAATATCCTTCTGTGTTTTTACACAACCTTTCACACAACAATGAAAAAccatcttaatatttatttaatttttaattaatattttatttgacactatttcagataaatttttgtattagtctgtcaaatttgaccaggcaactatgatcaaaatgattgtagaaatttagaaagtttatgtgatacatacaacgtttttgtaatattcattgCCTATACTGTATAAATTAAGAACTTGATCTACAGTAGTGAAATCTTTTGAACAGAGTGATAAGTTTTTGGAACTCACATGGTAAAAACAGTTCAAGTttcttatctatattataattagttgtctatggttaaaacattctaagcgtactcatcatatgatatgttataatagtaacacttagaatgttttaaaacgagcattttttctgacattgagtatatgtaaaaaatattaccttacgccgctttccaaaaagaaaaaaaaactttggtttttgacgattaaacgtcaaaaactaatcaaattgacgtataaattttaccttttacgatatttttaaagcattaaaaaacattttcgtgatacaaatattatttttattcataacttagatttcaattcaataaatttaaatgagttGCTAATTTGACTAGTCATGTGACGGCCGAACTATAACTCTATTTTTTTAGGCTTACTTTGACCCTCAAAACCAGCGTCAAGCATCATCATGAGGTTACTTAAGTGTAATTTCGAAATCGATGTATGGAAACAATTTTTGAAGAGTGTTGAGCACAATGGAACAACCGTAAAATTTGTGGCCAATCTCCACTATATATTCACGGCAAATTGAGCAACATTGTTgccatttaaacatttgtaccTAATCAGACAGTGGTGCCACCTTTTTAAAATTGCTGACCCGGGTATTTTTAAATGGGATATTATgaaatgttcaaaattaatctttttttgatttatttgtagTAAGAAATAAACTCATATTagcgttaaaataaatatttattgattatcaaTTATTCAATCATTATCCATAAAAGAATTACCAACAGAAAACTGTACAAGTTTCTGGCGATGAATCTAAAAGCCGGCTTATTTAGGATAGTCACATTGATTTCAGAATGCGTCATACTTATGCAGAAAAAGAAGAACGGAGGATTTgggaagtaaaaaaaagttacttttgcGTTCATTAAGAGTTAAGTTTTTGAAAGAGAGGCGGAGAGATGATAAGCTTAGCGATGATGGAAG
This region includes:
- the LOC123296743 gene encoding scaffold attachment factor B2-like codes for the protein MAKRVTLDVDSSIIEKNLLFTEQDSCELDSLFPKQEENAILTKPLPVPIKMSDEVNLQLNENKNDSAENNSTNLNTNNDNSTIENLELKNTSIDKKVNDDNTNNDNNSDKTDSNEQILNKIEKNVDNTETTTPSDSTGPEPDNHVETSVKEDNVKTLVKEDNMKTPAKEDNVKTPSKEDDIKTGDEEKKESPSIQDKETMSSSQNDETHDEIDITLEYDDVDHLLTDEVTEEKTKKTDASKDEEKNVSAKNSEETVKTSEPNESTDKPNHATSGRCLWVSGLSHTTRANDLKQHFVSQGRVIGAKVVSNSRSPGARCYGYIVMSTPEEAEACVKNLHHSKLLNRFISVQKAKSDKQSDNTGEPRDSPNKNVDSSKSKKHEDEKMEAGDMATNDELVKSESSTSIDKKKDSKDDASPKRSRKDTESSDKKHSKDLAKRRRESKERHTKKDNRDKKLDKYQKLREERERQRRIEEGWRIRDAQRRQREEAARLDRERQALRMERERLQREKMELLRLEKKELEKEREELKRQKAKIEEATRKKHESIRSERSKKRRERSRSRSPPSRRSRSPDLSIKISKKREMEKYKDPERHFGLIDKHKDLKYKESSLKDSYRGGFKDRHDFEYNRTMDPKYDRYPPEKKDSIYKPRDIDLKTDDFIKNPGFSNKRNDDIGFEPPPPRISTSDANHFNVLPMSQSAPYGGTSGHNRMLRDDFHNKDMFVSPINSSRSVDRVSDRFPIERHERLSNENMDMNHRSRGYLPEMDMFPKQDTSRMVPPVRQDRLDRDNIRVNRDDRHMDPLPIRSNPGRYPMEHERDFHHRDQWYLDRMGPSKRIIPPALPARGDGMMNRASWETARYDQSIRPPGVYSSSKIDRH